From the Lathyrus oleraceus cultivar Zhongwan6 chromosome 4, CAAS_Psat_ZW6_1.0, whole genome shotgun sequence genome, one window contains:
- the LOC127074585 gene encoding uncharacterized protein LOC127074585 isoform X1, protein MRTQNAKNILLVLCLAVCVAMCRSDLSEDAKTAAGDIKEGATTVYDETAEKSESFAKWAYDKLSEQFGTKEDEDKIHQNEKFSSSDVAAEVGGSVKDAASDVGDTAHAAKDKTKDASGDAKHHVGHASDKVGDTAEAAKNKTKDAVGDAKKHVGHASDKVGDTAEAAKNKTKDAVGDAKKQVGHASDKVGDTAKAAKNKTKDAFDGAKKHVGNASDKVGDAAHAAKNKTKDAFGDAKHHVGKASDKVGDTAEAAKNKTKDAVSDAKKHVGHASDKVGDAAHAAKNKTKDAFGDAKHHVGKASDKVGDTAEAAKNKTKDAFGDAKKHVGNASDKVGDTAEAAKNKTKDVYGDAKKHVENASDKVGDTAEAAKNKTKDVYGDAKKHVGNASDKVGDTAEAAKNKTKDVSGDAKKHAGNAADAVGDTAGDVKDKAKTAYFATRDHATKASDVVGDTYDDAKDNAKRAYAEPNKHASAAPHVIPTDAAKDKPRPT, encoded by the exons ATGAGGACACAAAATGCAAAAAATATATTGTTGGTGTTATGTCTTGCTGTATGTGTAGCGATGTGTCGATCAGATTTGTCTGAAGATGCCAAGACCGCGGCTGGAGATATCAAGGAGGGGGCCACAACTGTTTATGATGAAACCGCAGAAAAATCTGAGTCTTTTGCTAAATGGGCTTATGATAAACTTTCTGA ACAATTCGGGACAAAAGAGGATGAGGATAAAATCCATCAAAATGAAAAGTTTTCATCTTCAGATGTTGCCGCAGAGGTAGGAGGTTCAGTTAAAGATGCTGCATCAG ATGTAGGAGACACAGCTCATGCTGCTAAAGATAAAACGAAAGATGCTTCTGGTGATGCCAAGCACCACGTAGGTCATGCTTCAGATAAAGTTGGCGATACAGCTGAAGCTgctaaaaataaaacaaaagatGCTGTTGGTGATGCCAAGAAACACGTAGGACATGCTTCAGATAAAGTTGGCGATACAGCTGAAGCTGCGAAAAATAAAACCAAAGATGCTGTTGGTGATGCCAAGAAACAAGTAGGACATGCTTCAGATAAAGTTGGCGATACAGCTAAAGCTGcgaaaaataaaacaaaagatGCTTTTGATGGTGCCAAGAAACACGTAGGAAATGCTTCAGATAAAGTTGGCGATGCAGCTCATGCTGCGAAAAATAAAACGAAAGATGCTTTTGGTGATGCCAAGCATCACGTAGGTAAAGCTTCAGATAAAGTTGGCGATACAGCTGAAGCTGCGAAAAATAAAACCAAAGATGCTGTTAGTGATGCCAAGAAACACGTAGGACATGCTTCAGATAAAGTTGGCGATGCAGCTCATGCTGCGAAAAATAAAACGAAAGATGCTTTTGGTGATGCCAAGCATCACGTAGGTAAAGCTTCAGATAAAGTTGGCGATACGGCTGAAGCTGCGAAAAATAAAACCAAAGATGCTTTTGGTGATGCTAAGAAACACGTAGGGAATGCTTCAGATAAAGTTGGCGATACAGCTGAAGCTGCTAAAAATAAAACAAAGGATGTGTACGGTGACGCCAAGAAACACGTAGAGAATGCTTCAGATAAAGTTGGCGATACAGCTGAAGCTGCTAAAAATAAAACAAAGGATGTGTACGGTGACGCCAAGAAACACGTAGGGAATGCTTCAGATAAAGTTGGTGATACAGCTGAAGCTGCGAAAAATAAAACAAAGGATGTGTCCGGTGATGCCAAGAAACATGCAGGCAATGCTGCAGATGCAGTTGGAGATACAGCTGGTGATGTCAAAGATAAAGCAAAGACTGCATATTTTGCAACTAGGGATCATGCAACCAAGGCTTCAGATGTTGTTGGTGATACATATGATGATGCTAAAGATAATGCAAAGCGCGCATATGCTGAACCCAATAAACATGCAAGCGCGGCTCCTCATGTAATTCCAACTGATGCTGCTAAAGATAAACCAAGGCCCACATAA
- the LOC127074585 gene encoding uncharacterized protein LOC127074585 isoform X2 translates to MRTQNAKNILLVLCLAVCVAMCRSDLSEDAKTAAGDIKEGATTVYDETAEKSESFAKWAYDKLSEQFGTKEDEDKIHQNEKFSSSDVAAEVGGSVKDAASDVGDTAHAAKDKTKDASGDAKHHVGHASDKVGDTAEAAKNKTKDAVGDAKKQVGHASDKVGDTAKAAKNKTKDAFDGAKKHVGNASDKVGDAAHAAKNKTKDAFGDAKHHVGKASDKVGDTAEAAKNKTKDAVSDAKKHVGHASDKVGDAAHAAKNKTKDAFGDAKHHVGKASDKVGDTAEAAKNKTKDAFGDAKKHVGNASDKVGDTAEAAKNKTKDVYGDAKKHVENASDKVGDTAEAAKNKTKDVYGDAKKHVGNASDKVGDTAEAAKNKTKDVSGDAKKHAGNAADAVGDTAGDVKDKAKTAYFATRDHATKASDVVGDTYDDAKDNAKRAYAEPNKHASAAPHVIPTDAAKDKPRPT, encoded by the exons ATGAGGACACAAAATGCAAAAAATATATTGTTGGTGTTATGTCTTGCTGTATGTGTAGCGATGTGTCGATCAGATTTGTCTGAAGATGCCAAGACCGCGGCTGGAGATATCAAGGAGGGGGCCACAACTGTTTATGATGAAACCGCAGAAAAATCTGAGTCTTTTGCTAAATGGGCTTATGATAAACTTTCTGA ACAATTCGGGACAAAAGAGGATGAGGATAAAATCCATCAAAATGAAAAGTTTTCATCTTCAGATGTTGCCGCAGAGGTAGGAGGTTCAGTTAAAGATGCTGCATCAG ATGTAGGAGACACAGCTCATGCTGCTAAAGATAAAACGAAAGATGCTTCTGGTGATGCCAAGCACCACGTAG GACATGCTTCAGATAAAGTTGGCGATACAGCTGAAGCTGCGAAAAATAAAACCAAAGATGCTGTTGGTGATGCCAAGAAACAAGTAGGACATGCTTCAGATAAAGTTGGCGATACAGCTAAAGCTGcgaaaaataaaacaaaagatGCTTTTGATGGTGCCAAGAAACACGTAGGAAATGCTTCAGATAAAGTTGGCGATGCAGCTCATGCTGCGAAAAATAAAACGAAAGATGCTTTTGGTGATGCCAAGCATCACGTAGGTAAAGCTTCAGATAAAGTTGGCGATACAGCTGAAGCTGCGAAAAATAAAACCAAAGATGCTGTTAGTGATGCCAAGAAACACGTAGGACATGCTTCAGATAAAGTTGGCGATGCAGCTCATGCTGCGAAAAATAAAACGAAAGATGCTTTTGGTGATGCCAAGCATCACGTAGGTAAAGCTTCAGATAAAGTTGGCGATACGGCTGAAGCTGCGAAAAATAAAACCAAAGATGCTTTTGGTGATGCTAAGAAACACGTAGGGAATGCTTCAGATAAAGTTGGCGATACAGCTGAAGCTGCTAAAAATAAAACAAAGGATGTGTACGGTGACGCCAAGAAACACGTAGAGAATGCTTCAGATAAAGTTGGCGATACAGCTGAAGCTGCTAAAAATAAAACAAAGGATGTGTACGGTGACGCCAAGAAACACGTAGGGAATGCTTCAGATAAAGTTGGTGATACAGCTGAAGCTGCGAAAAATAAAACAAAGGATGTGTCCGGTGATGCCAAGAAACATGCAGGCAATGCTGCAGATGCAGTTGGAGATACAGCTGGTGATGTCAAAGATAAAGCAAAGACTGCATATTTTGCAACTAGGGATCATGCAACCAAGGCTTCAGATGTTGTTGGTGATACATATGATGATGCTAAAGATAATGCAAAGCGCGCATATGCTGAACCCAATAAACATGCAAGCGCGGCTCCTCATGTAATTCCAACTGATGCTGCTAAAGATAAACCAAGGCCCACATAA